The Mercurialis annua linkage group LG2, ddMerAnnu1.2, whole genome shotgun sequence genome contains a region encoding:
- the LOC126668602 gene encoding putative F-box/LRR-repeat protein At5g02930, which produces MATASFENRYREEETLEICKWQSKMVEGHKHRIIKRVVNETLALHSSSKLDKFSIQIDLRKLYHPSIELLTLAFTINGRSSTGYLLPQFLYSNSHIRILTTTLCEFVPHGRISWSALKMLSIQEATLNDEVIQNILNGTPVLEDLQLYFCCGIKLLDLSLKPKLKNLVINVCAFYFRGSDDNFELKIVGPFVETLKISGSWVNFKCKLMSMSSLVKATLNFKVMDDGDHSQERCQNMVKELIENVLPAEQLQLTNFCTQALSTLRMDVKASIIKFEIFRCRLSR; this is translated from the exons ATGGCGACGGCGAGTTTTGAAAACAGATACAGAGAGGAAGAAACCCTAGAAATCTGTAAATGGCAGAGCAAAATG GTTGAGGGG CATAAGCATCGCATCATAAAAAGAGTGGTCAACGAAACACTAGCCCTCCACTCTTCTTCAAAGCTCGACAAATTCTCCATCCAAATTGATTTACGCAAACTGTATCATCCTTCAATTGAGTTACTTACATTAGCTTTCACCATCAATGGCCGTAGCTCCACTGGTTATTTGTTGCCTCAATTCTTATACTCTAATTCCCATATCCGAATTTTAACTACTACGCTTTGTGAATTTGTGCCTCATGGGAGAATTTCATGGTCAGCACTTAAAATGTTGAGCATACAGGAAGCAACTTTGAATGATGAAGTCATTCAAAACATTTTGAATGGGACTCCAGTTCTTGAAGACTTGCAGTTGTACTTCTGCTGTGGAATCAAATTGCTCGACTTATCTTTAAAACCTAAGTTGAAAAACTTGGTCATAAACGTTTGTGCATTTTATTTTAGGGGTAGCGATGATAATTTTGAGCTTAAAATTGTCGGTCCTTTTGTTGAGACATTGAAAATTTCCGGGAGCTGGGTAAATTTCAAGTGTAAGTTGATGAGTATGTCATCTTTAGTTAAAGCTACCCTGAATTTCAAAGTTATGGATGATGGAGATCATTCCCAAGAGAGGTGTCAAAATATGGTCAAGGAGCTCATTGAGAATGTTCTTCCTGCTGAGCAACTACAACTAACCAATTTCTGTACTCAG
- the LOC126667874 gene encoding 60S ribosomal protein L10, whose amino-acid sequence MGRRPARCYRQIKNKPYPKSRYCRGVPDPKIRIYDVGMKKKGVDEFPFCVHLVSWEKENVSSEALEAARIACNKYMTKFAGKDAFHLRVRVHPFHVLRINKMLSCAGADRLQTGMRGAFGKPQGVCARVAIGQVLLSVRCKDGNSHHAQEALRRAKFKFPGRQKIIVSRKWGFTKFNRTDYVRLKSENRILADGVNAKLLGCHGRLANRQPGQAFLTAAE is encoded by the exons ATGGGAAGGA GACCTGCTAGATGTTACCGTCAGATCAAGAATAAGCCGTACCCAAAATCACGTTACTGCCGTGGTGTGCCAGACCCTAAAATCAGAATTTATGACGTTGGGATGAAGAAGAAAGGAGTCGATGAGTTCCCCTTCTGTGTGCATTTGGTTTCATGGGAGAAAGAGAACGTCTCCAGTGAAGCTCTTGAGGCTGCACGTATTGCATGCAACAAGTACATGACAAAGTTTGCCGGAAAAGATGCTTTCCATTTGAGGGTTAGGGTGCATCCTTTCCATGTTCTTCGGATCAACAAGATGCTTTCATGTGCTGGAGCTGATAGGCTTCAAACTGGTATGAGGGGTGCTTTTGGAAAGCCTCAGGGTGTTTGTGCTAGAGTGGCCATTGGACAGGTACTTCTGTCTGTTCGTTGCAAGGATGGTAACAGTCATCATGCACAAGAGGCTCTCCGTCGTGCCAAGTTCAAGTTCCCTGGTCGTCAAAAGATTATTGTCAGCAGGAAGTG GGGCTTCACCAAGTTCAACCGAACTGACTATGTGAGGTTGAAGTCAGAGAATCGTATCTTGGCTGATGGTGTCAATGCTAAG CTTCTTGGATGCCATGGTCGATTAGCCAACCGTCAGCCTGGACAAGCATTTTTGACGGCAGCTGAGTAA